The following nucleotide sequence is from Anopheles stephensi strain Indian chromosome 3, UCI_ANSTEP_V1.0, whole genome shotgun sequence.
GATGAGGCCCAGATGAGCGGTTCCCCATCGTCAGTCAGCAGACCAACTGTCTATCACCCCAAGGAAATGATGGCCACAGGATCGCGAACTGCAAACGGCGATAAAATGGAAAGCTTCGCCCCGACCTTCCGACCGCAACCACAACCGCAACCGCCGAAGCTGTCTTGTTTCGATTGCCATCACGCTCGTTCGAAGCGTGGCACGGTTGTTCATGAGCATACAAATTGACTCATAAAATTAAACCGAATCGATATACCGGCGGCGGCGTGTGTGGCTTTCGATACGTTCCGGGGAGATGGGGAGATGGTCGTACTGTGCTAGATCATGCTGACAACCGGGATTCACCGAACGTCTGCACCCGTAGTGATCCTCGCGCAGCGGAGGTCTTAACTTCTGGAAACCTTTCCGGCCCGCGTGGATCATTCCGGTGGTGCTTACTTTACTTATCAAGTAAATTATGGTGCATAAATTCGGCATTTAATGAGCTGCTTACATTCGGCGAAATtaacttaattttatttctcatTCCCGCGGAGCTTGCTGATGAGGTGTTGGGCAGCGTCCAGGAGAGAACTGTTCCAATTGTCTACATTATGCAGTACAGTTTCGGAGGAAAATGATGTTTGTTTCATCTTTCTGAAATGTCTCAGGGTGATTGAGTGATCAATTTGGTTGCAGTAAACTAACAGTAAAAGACGCATGATAACTGTGTTTTAATTATATCTATGATTGATTCTTGAGTTTAACTAACATGATCTGTTATTctaacaaaaaaggatttcAAACTGTTTTctaacaaaaaagggaaaaaatgaTTAGAGTGAAAAACGTGTAGCAGTCAAAAAAAAgatagagaagaagaaaacacaaagaaaaattataaaattaagtAATTCAATCTtatgcatttgtttttgtcaAAGAAAGATAATGGTCAAGAGCTTTACAAAGTGTTACCTACATAATAGAATATAGTGGCTATCTAGTTCGTGACCATCTTACTTTACCTTTTATCTGTAGATACCGCGAGCAAATCCAGGCCGTTTACTATGCCATTGATACCTTCCTAGCCTTtacgttttatgtttttttaaaccattgtTTTTAGTAAATGATttactcttttttttcctcttttttgaAATCAAACATAAAAATTTCAACCTAAAGGAAATAAATGCACCATAGAACTGATGCTCGTTTATAATAACTGAAAACCTACAAAATGTACTATGAATATGTATCGTTATATTTGAACTGAAATGCGCATATGCCGTCTGTGAGCGTGTCCAGAGAGTGTACTGTGAACGTGCTCCGCTTATAGAAGTGAAGGTAACTTTCACATTCTGACATATAGAGGGCGCTACCATAAGAGAACAGCCGCAGAGTACGATTGTTGATTCGAATTAAATTTGACcgttggaaaagaaaatctagTTCAGTTATTTATATTGTTTCAATGTAATGATGATTCATtatgtttaatatttcatACAACTATACGTTTTTGTTACAAAAAATcaggtttttttatttattgcaaatGATTCAGACGTAAATGGTATTATgacaggactgactattcagatACAGGTAGAATATCGAATAGAATTCAGAACTGTAGAATTATGAGTGTAGTTTCTTATAGTATCTGAATGTTGAAAAACCGATCCAAAATTGTAATTGTTGATATATTTATTGAAGGAATAGTCTTATATTCATTCCGAAAATATTAACAAAGCGTGTAGCCTGTACTTACAGCGAACTACTAATACGTCTACTAGAAATCTATTCTGTACTTAGCGTTATACTACGTAGTCATTCGCAGAAACAACCATTTTGACGCAATCTACTAAGACATGTTGCGGTAGAACTGTTCCGCTTGTTGATCGATATTGGAAGACTGCTTTCGGTAGGCGTTCGGAAGGATTAAGGTCTAGGTTAGGTTAGATAGTTGCAAAACGTCCTGCTGCTTCCTGTCTTTTGTTATGATATTAAAATATGTTGTTCTGAAAACAGCCCTCGCAGGAACTGGTGTCGAGCATTAACTACGGCAATCACTACTAACTGCACTAGCATTTCAATGGCAAACCGTTCTCCGATGCAAAGTCCGCTAGGAACATTTCCTCACGCACGTAACGCCCTTAGGGTGTATAAGGATTAAAACAGtagataaatatttcattccggCCAGTGTGACACTGAGTCCGAACACATCTCTTACATGCTACATCAACACTCAACATCACAAGTTCCTGTGCATGAAACACTGGGCATATGGGAGCCCTAGGTAGCTGAGGATGCGTCTTACAAGCGCGAAGATTCCCCCTTCCTTCATCCTGTGTGTACGTTATCGGTAAACAAGTCTGGTGAGGCTACTCTACAGCAATGCCGTCCGGGGACGCGTATACAACTAGGTTGGATAATTTCTTCTCGCGTGTAACGTCGTTACAGTTTTCCTAAACGTCCTAATATGGGGCATGTATTTTTGTAGTGTTGCGCACACTCAAGTAACACCAGCTAagctttttctccttcctaTTGTATCGCAGATATGGTTCCCAAATCAGATTCGGGTCGAGCTTACACACTTAACGATAACGAACAAGGATGCAGTGGGACAGGTGTCTAGTGGTAAAAATGGAACAGGATTCGGGGAAATACTACGTGTGCCAGGAGAGGAAAGAACAGATCATTGGAAGGAACGAAAGATTAACATGGATACCTGTATGATAtgataataaaattataaactcATAGTATTAACACAAGGAAGCGCACGCTTACGCAGCACGGATCTACTAGCGCGATTAAACGACGTCATTGATTCAACGAGATCCTACAATTGATGAAGACGGTAAAGTACATCAGAGAGCGGTGAGCCGATGTGCGATGCGCATAGCTGCAACGGATCCATAGCTCCTAATGCACCGATCAACGCACCACAACACGTCGGTGGTCCGATGCACTTCTGGTGCGGAAACTCGGGCTCAAGACTTCCGCATCTTCGCTTGCCGCGCCACTCACATCTACCCTACAGAGCATGCAGTTGGTGGCAGAGTCAAGAGCACACGGCATGTGTCGCGCTGCGATGCAGTATCCCGCCACGCCTGAGGAGTTCTAGTGGGACGAAAGGTGCTGTCGGCTGTCGGCAGCCTTACACTTCTTCCAGATGCTCCGAGAACTCCACAATACTGACGTAAGTGCCGGTGACGAAGCCGACCACACCAAACAGAATGAGAAACACGTTCTTCCACAGGACCCAGTTGAATCGGCCGTACCCGGGCTTTTCGTAGAACGTGACCAGCTCTATCACGGCCGGGAACATCAAACCAAGCGTGCTCAGACACACAGCTCCGATGAGGGTGATGAACGGACCGAGGTTGGGGAGTGCTGCTGCAATTATGACCGTAAGGATCTGGAAGAGAAAATTCCATCAATCAGTGTTTGGCCAAGGAATGAAACACCAGATATTGTATTTGTACTTACCACCAGACCAATTCGGAGGGTGTACTCGGCCGCGTTCTGGTGCTCATTGAAGTTTCCTTTGATGTTTTTCCAGATGATCTCCATGGGCACGTAGAATTGGAGCGCATAGGTAAGGAAGATGGCTACCGCAATCATGAGCTTTACCATTTGAGCCAACCTGTTGTCGTAAGGACCAATCCGAACATTAGGAATACATCACACCGATCAATCGATTGAAGAGCATTGTATACTTACACATCCTCCACCGGAAGGTTCAACGTAATACTGCCCTTGGTGTCATCTCCATACTTCAAGTAGCCCAAAAAGCCGACCGTTGCGTACAGCATCACCACAACGGACATTCCAGTGTTGAGCACCCCGGGACAGCCGATAAAGTTCTGCGGGTTCTTCATGTTGTTCTCCAGCGACATAACTACACCGATGCCTTCCAGCGCGAAGATAACAGTTCCGAAGAACATTGGCATGTGTTGAACTTCAGCAATCGCTTTGCGATCGGACAGGGCCGGCAGATCAGTGACGATGTAGTACAGTGTGATGCCAACACCAGCCCCAATCAGCACGTTAGCGATCAGCGAGAACGGCGTCAGGTACTTCAGCTTTCGGATCAGGTTAAGCAGGATCAGCGGTACCAACATCATCAGGATGTAAATACGCACATCCCAGTAGGAATGGGTGTAGTGGTCCACCACCTGCTTCAGATTGGTCGCCACGAACACGATGTAGATGCAGCAGCACCCAATCAGATCGATCACCAGAAACAGGTTGATGATGAACCGAGCGAGTCGAGAGTACTTCTTCAGCTGTTCAGGACCGGCAAGGAACGCTACCTCGGCCACGTCAGCAAATCCAAGCGATGGTAGCTGTGCCCTTCGGCACAAGATGTGTGAACAGCGCACCAGGATGTGGATGCAGTAGGTACAGATGGCACCGATCGCGATCGTAGCGACCAATCCAAACCAGAGTCCAGCGTTCACGAATGCTAACGGCATCGCTAGAATACCTGATCCTAGCGAACCTTTCAGCAGATGGACCAGAGTTTCCATATCGGTGGTCGGGTGCGTCAGCTTTCGGTTCTCGAACGGATTGTACGTTCCGGCCTCTTCGTCATCCTTGATCATGTCCACCAAGGGTAACGTGGACCCGGCGGCCGTCTGTGCCGGAACATCGTTCAGCTCGGACTTCATACGACCGAAAATGTATCCCGTAAGCTCGGACTTGCTGCCTCCGGTGAGCTGCGGACGTATTTGCTGTAAATAAGAAGATTAATTCAAGCGGTTAGTgagtttttttgggtttttgagCAACATACCAATTTTTGAAtctaaaatgtttgaaatatctaaatttgaaatatttgcacTAGTAAAGTTCATATAGCAATTTAAGTAAACAATATGGTCGATTTGTTTCCTAAACTAAAACGAAACAATCAATATGACAGCTGGAGCTTAGCCTACTCCGATTGGCTCACAGGTATCTAATGTAATGCCTATACACAATCCAAGACTCTACCGTACAGAATCAAACTGGCTGTTTTGCTGTGTATTGTATGTTTTTTAATCAgaaattttcaataatttgTTGCTTTTAAATATCATCCTCATCTCAGTGTGGACCAAGGCATCCGGTATTAGCTTTCCAATGTTAGTAAGGTAGAGTGATTTGGTAATCAACGAATCATTCAGATCCTGCCGAGGTTGCAGCGTCATAAAAGAAGACGACGGTATGTATACCCTTACGATGCATATTTTAAAGAGTTATCTCAGGCCTAACAATGTTCGTTGGGGGCTGTAAATTTCCCGAGACCAATTAATCAATTATAAAACACCCCGCTAAAGATCATTGCCGGTCATTAGCCCAGGAAACCCATATGTTTCACAAGTTTAACATATGACCATGAATAATTTTGGCATGTACGAAAACTACATTTGTCACAACCTTCTGATCTATTTCGAATTTGGAAGCACGACTCGGCCAACAAGTACTCTAAAGTGATGTCGCGGCAACAATTTTCTGATTTGAGGTTAATGATCTCGTTAAAATGATTACAACATTACGGAAATTAGATCCGCTTGAGGGTCATGATGTGAATCAGTGTGTAATTGGATTCGGTGCCCATGAAATTAAGCCGTTTTTGAAATACTTTGTCAAAACTTTTGTTAATCGTGTTTTAAACCCAAGGAAAACCCTTATACGAGGAACTGTTCCGATGTCTTGGGAAGCGTCACCGTAATCTCAACCTCGACCTTCACTGTTAAGTTCGATTGTGTGTATGGTCCCGATCGTTCGCCGTTTACCTTTTGACATGCATTTGTTTCGGTTGGCTGATGCATGTTTTGGCGGCAGTTCAACGACTAGCGTAGCGCAAGCGCATCGTTCGTCTGCACTCTGGGCAAGCATTTCTATCACATTCGGCGCTACCCGCGTTAATGCTCTGTTGCGTCGTGGAATCTAGGTCAGGCACGTTCCGTTCGGGCGTGGATGTTACGGGTGCCAACCGAGATCTTGATCGCACTTTATCCGAAAGCATTGTGAGCCATGTGGTGGTTACCCAGAGCGAGCACATGCGCACTCGGTCGGTTTAGGCATTACACGCATCTCGGGTGTGCACGTGCGATGTGTATGTGATCCGCACGCAAAGCAAGCGTTAGAACGCGCACGTGTTCGTTCGCATTACGGCTGACTGCATCCGATCGGGAACATTGGTGGGTGAACTACGAATCTCTTGCTTGAGTTCGTCTTTATGGAGATAACTTCCACTGCTTAAGATTTTTCGATATCCGTTAAATGTAAACAGTTCGAACCTCCTGTTGAGTGCGTTGACTGTGCAGTTTCCTATCATTCGAATCATCAGCTCACCACAGCTCGGCTGCTGAACAGTTCGTGCTTTGTTGCTTTTTCCGCATTGCCAAAATTCAATAAAGTAACGCGCGTGCGTTTGGGATGTTTATTTATAAAGCGTTGTACAACACAAAAATGCCAACACCGAGCTTCGACCATCGTCTGCGGGTGGGTGTTTCACGCACCGAACGTCGCGTGCTCATGTGAAATGTCGCCCTCTTCATGCTTTGCCACGACGACGCCACGATCTGGTCCTAGGTTAATTTGCTCTCATCAAGACCGTCGATCCGAAGATGGCGGCGGCGATCGCGTGCACTCGTGTCTCAAGATCTCTGGCAGATCTTGACACAATCTTGTGTCAagtttaaaat
It contains:
- the LOC118509087 gene encoding proton-coupled amino acid transporter-like protein pathetic isoform X2 — encoded protein: MKSELNDVPAQTAAGSTLPLVDMIKDDEEAGTYNPFENRKLTHPTTDMETLVHLLKGSLGSGILAMPLAFVNAGLWFGLVATIAIGAICTYCIHILVRCSHILCRRAQLPSLGFADVAEVAFLAGPEQLKKYSRLARFIINLFLVIDLIGCCCIYIVFVATNLKQVVDHYTHSYWDVRIYILMMLVPLILLNLIRKLKYLTPFSLIANVLIGAGVGITLYYIVTDLPALSDRKAIAEVQHMPMFFGTVIFALEGIGVVMSLENNMKNPQNFIGCPGVLNTGMSVVVMLYATVGFLGYLKYGDDTKGSITLNLPVEDVLAQMVKLMIAVAIFLTYALQFYVPMEIIWKNIKGNFNEHQNAAEYTLRIGLVILTVIIAAALPNLGPFITLIGAVCLSTLGLMFPAVIELVTFYEKPGYGRFNWVLWKNVFLILFGVVGFVTGTYVSIVEFSEHLEEV
- the LOC118509087 gene encoding proton-coupled amino acid transporter-like protein pathetic isoform X1; this encodes MDNYKKKTPGRVQHLEYTQIRPQLTGGSKSELTGYIFGRMKSELNDVPAQTAAGSTLPLVDMIKDDEEAGTYNPFENRKLTHPTTDMETLVHLLKGSLGSGILAMPLAFVNAGLWFGLVATIAIGAICTYCIHILVRCSHILCRRAQLPSLGFADVAEVAFLAGPEQLKKYSRLARFIINLFLVIDLIGCCCIYIVFVATNLKQVVDHYTHSYWDVRIYILMMLVPLILLNLIRKLKYLTPFSLIANVLIGAGVGITLYYIVTDLPALSDRKAIAEVQHMPMFFGTVIFALEGIGVVMSLENNMKNPQNFIGCPGVLNTGMSVVVMLYATVGFLGYLKYGDDTKGSITLNLPVEDVLAQMVKLMIAVAIFLTYALQFYVPMEIIWKNIKGNFNEHQNAAEYTLRIGLVILTVIIAAALPNLGPFITLIGAVCLSTLGLMFPAVIELVTFYEKPGYGRFNWVLWKNVFLILFGVVGFVTGTYVSIVEFSEHLEEV